The DNA sequence CAATATTGGATAGCTTAGAATCAATAATATCTAGACAAGAGTTTAATATAGATATCTGTTGTAATATTTTAGCGTGAAATGCAGCAAATGCGTCAACAGCATTTTCTTTCTCCCATCCCCGTGTAATTCTCAAGCCGATTAAATAGTCTGAAATAGAATAGTTTAAAAATGTTATATCTTTTGTGCGTTTTTCATCATTATATAATTTCTTAAATTCGATAATTCTGTCAGGTAAGAGTTGATTGATAATTTGAATGGTCTTTGAATACCATTTATTATAGCTTATGCTTATGTTATCGAACTCTTTTTGAAATTTTTTAAAATCAGTATCAGTATTTAATATATCTGCCTCCTTTTTGGGTATTTTTCCCTGCAATATTGCTTCATGATTATGCAGGTGCTCTGCATAACGTAAGAGATCAGCTAATTCAGCCTTCAGTTTTTTCTTTGTCTCACTCATTTCTTTGAAGTTTATTCGTTAGAAGTTCAGTTGTTATTAGGTTATGAGAGCACGACAAATCTAACCCTAACTCCCCCGAATCTCCTCCTTAATCTCCGCCACGAACTGCGCGAATTCTGGTTCGGATTCCACGCCGGGGTGCCAGGCCAGGCCGAGTTGGGCGAGGTTGTACTGGTGGCGGGGGCTGATGGTGGCCCCGGGCAGGAGCTGGCCGGTGGCGGCGTCGCGTTCGTGGCTCAGCAGCCAGAGGCGGTCGGCGAGGGCGGTGGTGGTGGCGATGTCGTGCGACACGATGAGCACCGTGTTCAGCTCGTCGAGGGTCGTGACCTCGACGATGATTTTCTCCACCTCGTCAATCATCGCCACGTCGAGGCCCGAGAAGGGCTCGTCGGGCAGAATGAGGTAGTCGGAGCAGAGTAGCTGCTGGGCGATGGCCGCCCGCTGGCGCTGCCCGCCCGAGAGCTGGGCCGGGTACTTGCGGCGGTGGGCCCCCAGGCCGAAGCAGCCGAGGTACACCTCGACGTGGGCCAAGGCGGCGGCGCGGTCGAAGCGCAGGGCGGCGTTGGTATCGAAGAAGGGATAGTGCGAGCCGACCTGCACCGGCCGGTCGGCCGTATTGCTCATGGCCCGTGGTAGGGCCCCAGGGCGTAGCTCGGGCCGGCCACCGAGGCAAATGCAACGGGCAAGGGGCTTTCCATGCCAGGGCAGCGGGGTAGGGTGAGGCGGCAAGATAGGGGCGTTTGGGCAACATCACCCCCCCGCCCACGCCGCTTAATGCGCACAATCTGGTGGGGAAGGATACCAGTACCTGAGCTGTTAACTAGCTCGTTGAACGCACCCTTTCCCACCGGAGAGGGAGCCGAGGGTGGGGTTGCGGCGGGCAACCCCTTAAAATCCCCTTAAATTCGCGGCGGGTTCCGAACCATTGGGGGGCCATTTGGGTACTGTCGCCAATGAAACGCTTCGCCGCCGTCTTCTTAAGCCTGCTGATGCTGCTGGGGAGCTGCGTGCCCGAGAACGACCTGGGCGAGCTGGCCAAGCTGCCCGAGCTGGTGAAGCACTACCGCTTCCACCACTCCGCGGCGGGCGGGGGCCTCACGCTGGGCGAGTTTCTGGTGGAGCACTACGGCGCGGGCACCAAGCAGCACTTCGGCTGCATCTGCTCGGCCCGGCACCAGCAAGACCACCAGGGCCTCCCCCTGCACGGCGGCCACGACTGCGCCGCGGGGGCCTTTTTGGTGGCCCAGGGCCCCCACCTGGGCTGGGCGCCGCGCGTGCCCCGTGCCGTGCCGGGGCCCCGCAGTGCCTGGGTGGCGCTGTACCGCTTCCAGCCCAGCGCCTCGCTGCTGCAACCGCCGCGAGCGTAGCCCGGCGGCCGCCCCCGTGGGCAGTGCGCCCGGTTGGGCCAGGGCCCCGGACGGGGCCGTGCGTAGTTTAGTAAATTGAAAATTAGCGGTTTGGGTGTGGCGCGGGCTCGGCGAGTCTGCGCACTGGCTGTTCAACGCGCAGGCCCGCTGGGGCCGTGCGGCGGGCGGCAGCGCCGGGGCCCTGTTCCTGTTTTTTATGCTTGAGAAAATAATTGCCGCCAGCGTCCGCAACAAGCTGCTGGTGGCGCTCATGGTGCTGGCCCTCATTGCCTGGGGCGGGTTTTCGGCGGTGAACATCCCGCTCGATGCCATCCCCGACGTCACCAACAACCAGGTGCAGGTCATTACCCAGAGCGACGCGCTGGCCGCCCAGGAAGTCGAGCAGCTCATCACGGTGCCGCTGGAGTTGCAGCTGCGCACCGTGCCGGGCGTAACGGAAATTCGCTCCATTTCGCGTTTCGGGCTCTCGGTGATTACCGTCGTTTTTCCCGACGAAATGACCACCTACCAGACCCGGCAGCTGGTGGCCGAGAAGCTGAAAGCTGCCGAAGCCGACCTGGCCGCCGGAGCCGGTAAGCCCAGCATGGCGCCCATCACCACGGGCCTGGGCGAAATTTACCAGTACAGTATCCGGGTGCTGCCGGGCTACGAAAAGCAGTTTGACCTGGCCAAGCTGCGCGACGTGCAGGATTGGATTGTGAAGCGCCAGCTGGCCGGCACCACCGGCGTAGTGGACGTGAGCAGCTTCGGCGGCTACCTGCGCCAATACGAGGTAGCCGTGGACCCCGTGCGCCTGGCCTCCAACGGCGTGACGATGGCCGAGCTGTACGTGGCTCTGCAGGACAACAACGCCAACACCGGCGGCGCCTACATCGAGCGGGGCCCCAATGCCTACTTCATCCGGGGCGAGGGCCGGGTCAGCTCGCTCGACGACGTGGGCGCCACCGTCATCAAGCAGGCCGCCGCCGGGGCCCCGCTGCTAGTGCGCGACGTGGCCACCCTGCGCATGGGCCACGCCGTGCGCTACGGCGCCATGACGCGCAACGGCCGTGGCGAAACCGTGGGCGGTGTGGTGCTGATGCTGAAGGGTGCCAGCTCGGAGCAAACCATTAAAAACGTGAAGACGCGGGTGGCCGAGATCCAGAAAACGCTGCCCAAGGGCCTGGTCATCACCCCATTTCTCGACCGCACCAAGCTCATCGACAAAGCCATTGCCACCGTCGAGCACAACTTGATAGAAGGCGGCGTGATTGTGCTGGTGGTGCTGCTGCTGCTGCTCGGCAACTGGCGCGCCGGGGTGGTGGTGGCCACCATGATTCCGCTGTGCATGTTGTTTGCGCTGGGCATGATGAGCTTGTTCGGCGTGTCGGCCAACCTGATGAGTCTGGGGGCCCTGGACTTCGGCCTCATCGTGGACGGGGCCGTGATTATCGTGGAAGCCGTCATCTTCCACCTCGTGCACCAGCGCGAGCAAGCGGCCCACGAAACGATGGACGACATGACAGAGGTAGCCGCCACGCGCCTCATGTCGTCGGCCTTGTTCGGGCAGCTCATCATCCTCATCGTGTACTTCCCCATCCTCTCGCTCACCGGCATCGAGGGCAAGATGTTCCGGCCGATGGCCCTCACAGTGAGCTTCGCCATTATAGGGGCTATGCTGCTGTGCCTCACCTACGTACCGGCCGTTACGGCTTGGGCCTTGAAGAAGGATATCAAGGAAGAGGGCACGGTTTCGTACCGCATCATGAAGTTTTTGCACCGCGGCTACGACCCCGTTATCCGCTGGGCGCTGGGGGCCCGGTTTGTGGTGGTGGGCGTGGCGGTGCTGCTGCTGGTGGGAGCGGGCTTTATTTTCTCGCGCATGGGTGGCGAGTTCATTCCGCAGCTCGACGAGGGCGATATTGCCCTGAACGTGACGCTGGCCCCGGGCTCGTCGCTGAGCCAGACCATCGCCACCAACACCCACGTGCAGAAGATTCTGAAGGCCAAATTCCCGGAAATCGAGCAGATTGTGGGCAAGAGCGGCACCTCGGAAATCCCCACCGACCCGATGTCGCTCGAGGACAGCGACGAGATGGTCATCCTCAAAGACCACAGCCAGTGGACCTCGGCCAGCACCCGCGAGGAGCTGGCCAACAAGATGCAGGCTGCCCTGGCCGGCGTGCCCGGCGTGACGATGGAGTTCCAGCAGCCCATCCAGATGCGCTTCAACGAACTGATTTCGGGCGTGAAGTCGGACGTGAGCATCAAGATTTACGGCGATGACCTGGGCGTGCTCTACGACAAGGCCAACGAGGCCGCCGCACTTATTCGCTCACTGGCGGGCGTGGGCGACCTGAAGGTGGAGCAAATTGCGGCCCTGCCCCAGATGCGCGTGACCTACAACCGCCAGAAGCTGGCCCAGTACGGCGTGAAGGTGAGCGACTTGAATACGATTCTGCGCGCGTCCTTCGCCGGCAACGTGGCGGGCCAGGTGTACGAGGGCGAGCGGCGCTACGATTTGGTGATGCGCCTCGACAGCACCCACCGCCAGGGCCTGGCCAACCTGAAGGACCTGTACGTGGACACGCCCGGGGGCCAGAAAATCCCGCTCGACGAGTTGGCCACCGTGGCCTACCGCAACGCACCCATCCAGATTTCGCGCGATAACGCCCGCCGCCGCATCAACATCGGCATCAACGTGCGCGGCCGCGACGTGCAGAGCCTGGTGCAGGAAATCCAGGGTAAGCTCGGCCAAGGCCTCAAGCTGCCCCCCGGCTACACCATCACCTACGGTGGGCAATTCGAAAACCTGAACCACGCCATCGAGCGCCTGAAAGTGGCCGTGCCGGTGTCGCTGCTGCTCATTTTTCTGCTGCTGTATCTCTCGTTCCGCTCCGTGAAGCAGGCGTTGCTCATCTTCACGGGCGTGCCGCTGGCTACCATCGGCGGCATTGCGGCGCTGTGGCTGCGCGGGATGCCGTTCAGCATCTCGGCGGGTGTGGGCTTCATCGCCCTGTTTGGCGTGGCCGTGCTGAACGGCATCGTGCTGCTGGCCAGCCTCAACGAGCTGGCGGCCGAGGGCGTGGCCAGCGTGCGCGACCGGATTCTGCGCGCCACCGAGGAGCG is a window from the Hymenobacter nivis genome containing:
- a CDS encoding HEPN domain-containing protein, whose product is MSETKKKLKAELADLLRYAEHLHNHEAILQGKIPKKEADILNTDTDFKKFQKEFDNISISYNKWYSKTIQIINQLLPDRIIEFKKLYNDEKRTKDITFLNYSISDYLIGLRITRGWEKENAVDAFAAFHAKILQQISILNSCLDIIDSKLSNIEGILQSELFASELDMAKDMLKKKHIRVSGALAGITLEIHLKKVCINHGVVFKKAHPTITDFNEELRKSELIDVPTWRLIQRLGDIRNLSVHSKDREPTADEVEDLIRGCEKLIAELY
- a CDS encoding urease subunit beta produces the protein MSNTADRPVQVGSHYPFFDTNAALRFDRAAALAHVEVYLGCFGLGAHRRKYPAQLSGGQRQRAAIAQQLLCSDYLILPDEPFSGLDVAMIDEVEKIIVEVTTLDELNTVLIVSHDIATTTALADRLWLLSHERDAATGQLLPGATISPRHQYNLAQLGLAWHPGVESEPEFAQFVAEIKEEIRGS
- a CDS encoding CusA/CzcA family heavy metal efflux RND transporter, whose product is MWRGLGESAHWLFNAQARWGRAAGGSAGALFLFFMLEKIIAASVRNKLLVALMVLALIAWGGFSAVNIPLDAIPDVTNNQVQVITQSDALAAQEVEQLITVPLELQLRTVPGVTEIRSISRFGLSVITVVFPDEMTTYQTRQLVAEKLKAAEADLAAGAGKPSMAPITTGLGEIYQYSIRVLPGYEKQFDLAKLRDVQDWIVKRQLAGTTGVVDVSSFGGYLRQYEVAVDPVRLASNGVTMAELYVALQDNNANTGGAYIERGPNAYFIRGEGRVSSLDDVGATVIKQAAAGAPLLVRDVATLRMGHAVRYGAMTRNGRGETVGGVVLMLKGASSEQTIKNVKTRVAEIQKTLPKGLVITPFLDRTKLIDKAIATVEHNLIEGGVIVLVVLLLLLGNWRAGVVVATMIPLCMLFALGMMSLFGVSANLMSLGALDFGLIVDGAVIIVEAVIFHLVHQREQAAHETMDDMTEVAATRLMSSALFGQLIILIVYFPILSLTGIEGKMFRPMALTVSFAIIGAMLLCLTYVPAVTAWALKKDIKEEGTVSYRIMKFLHRGYDPVIRWALGARFVVVGVAVLLLVGAGFIFSRMGGEFIPQLDEGDIALNVTLAPGSSLSQTIATNTHVQKILKAKFPEIEQIVGKSGTSEIPTDPMSLEDSDEMVILKDHSQWTSASTREELANKMQAALAGVPGVTMEFQQPIQMRFNELISGVKSDVSIKIYGDDLGVLYDKANEAAALIRSLAGVGDLKVEQIAALPQMRVTYNRQKLAQYGVKVSDLNTILRASFAGNVAGQVYEGERRYDLVMRLDSTHRQGLANLKDLYVDTPGGQKIPLDELATVAYRNAPIQISRDNARRRINIGINVRGRDVQSLVQEIQGKLGQGLKLPPGYTITYGGQFENLNHAIERLKVAVPVSLLLIFLLLYLSFRSVKQALLIFTGVPLATIGGIAALWLRGMPFSISAGVGFIALFGVAVLNGIVLLASLNELAAEGVASVRDRILRATEERFRPVILTASVASLGFLPMALSTSAGAEVQKPLATVVIGGLISATLLTLVVLPVLYGLFTKDGDPNPRDAAKAKEDAKHAAEKGEEPNQGPDGQPGPDGQGTNQDPEPAKKPAVAVATALLLLALLGALGLPARAQNTLGSTAGQPLNLGGALQAAGAQNQSLQTAGLQIQQQRALVRTGLEAPRTIVDFQLGQISGPLKDHTFNVIQQVAFPGVYIAQRKLLQGQSVTAEQQARLSRRGLEQAIRSSYYGLLVGYRRVALLRRQDSLYRRAAHAALIRYKVGETNRLEQVAAEARARELENRLLTALSDLEVQRAQLGQLLGSPDPAAIDTTDALVAPLAATDTAALSPESNPTLGLLRQQVAVSQQQTRVDQLRRLPDVRAGYFQQTIRPEYQALSVVQLGLAIPLIGGAGRARVAAARLGEQVAAGQLSYATSQLGTQLRGLRLQLRRARASLDYYERTALPQARLILSTAEKSFRAGDIDYVTYVVNTDPAWQIQTNYLDQAQRYNELVVSVQALTGTDTPAAK